A window of Fictibacillus halophilus contains these coding sequences:
- a CDS encoding beta-galactosidase — translation MIEIKNKQIIIDSKPVLITCGEIHYYRLDKSDWQDRLDKLKETGCNAVATYVPWLWHEPVEGQFDFTGKTRPETDLAGFIDLCTENGFYFFVRPGPFIMAEMKNEGLPYWVYEKHPEIIPVGWDESEPTTPTVDYLAPGFLQEVRKYYEKVMEIVTPRIYPNGGKIIAFQLDNEIGMLSWVSNTPDLTDNVLNDLSNWLSERYGDNVSDRYPFPLEESAERNTAFRSPKEEYAAQLLKDLGYYMRYRFAKYIAILREYAEEFGVKDIPFVVNIHGTGGGRGFTYPIGISQLYETYNQGPGYISGSDIYFGDLDMKTFQDLYIINGLMEAVHNEDQPLTSVEFNCGDGNFGETLGERYDPSAADFKFRMCLAQGNRLINYYLFAGGKNARLDTLVDDGNDRIASTGERHGFAAPIGPEGDYNYTFPRMSRVNQSVMTVSDKLARMNEERDEVSFAFIPDYYMTEYRYPKSEVMREILSNIEANRGAGAWEIMGRAMLLNGYRFTAVDVQNKPLDVTKTPVLALPSARYMDSAIQEKLVNYLNTGGKILLYGEVPLFDMEGKNCTLLAEALGVSYKGISRDGHGNYLSIYGDSWASAQPEIRSGFVQRFEVGPDVTPIFRVYGSDDVCGFESEVGDGRAIVIASFYRCDLPFFKTALERLGSRAKLTHDCSHHGIFMTSTVDAEGERFLHLLNLDGFDKEFTVYEDGVALLGGRKLLLQSKDGVMLPMNLAVGSVKIAYATAEITGVSADYIDFRLTQVEDVIAFERGTKILPSADYVIEENKELTVVRSKKHAKVDDQLRVLVG, via the coding sequence ATGATTGAGATTAAAAACAAACAGATCATCATCGACAGTAAGCCCGTTCTGATCACGTGCGGTGAGATTCATTATTACCGTCTTGATAAAAGCGATTGGCAAGACCGTTTAGATAAACTAAAAGAAACAGGTTGTAACGCCGTGGCCACTTATGTGCCATGGCTTTGGCATGAGCCGGTGGAAGGGCAGTTTGATTTTACGGGTAAAACGCGTCCTGAAACAGACCTTGCCGGTTTCATCGACCTTTGTACAGAAAACGGCTTTTATTTCTTCGTTCGTCCTGGACCATTTATTATGGCCGAGATGAAAAACGAAGGACTGCCTTATTGGGTGTATGAAAAGCATCCTGAGATTATTCCTGTCGGCTGGGACGAGAGCGAACCAACGACACCGACTGTCGATTATCTCGCACCAGGATTTTTACAAGAAGTTCGCAAGTATTATGAAAAAGTGATGGAGATTGTTACGCCGCGCATCTATCCGAACGGCGGAAAAATCATCGCGTTTCAGCTTGATAATGAGATCGGCATGCTGTCATGGGTGAGCAACACACCAGATCTGACGGACAACGTGCTGAACGATTTATCAAATTGGTTGAGTGAACGATACGGAGATAACGTTTCTGACCGCTATCCGTTTCCGTTGGAAGAAAGTGCTGAACGAAACACTGCATTCCGCTCTCCGAAAGAAGAGTATGCCGCTCAACTGTTAAAAGATCTTGGCTATTACATGCGTTATCGATTCGCCAAATATATCGCGATTTTAAGAGAATACGCAGAAGAGTTCGGCGTGAAAGATATTCCGTTCGTCGTAAACATCCACGGAACAGGTGGAGGACGTGGGTTCACGTATCCGATCGGAATCAGTCAGCTGTATGAAACGTATAACCAAGGACCTGGATATATCTCGGGTTCTGATATTTATTTTGGCGATCTTGACATGAAAACTTTCCAGGACCTCTACATCATCAACGGTCTGATGGAAGCTGTTCATAATGAAGATCAGCCGTTAACGTCTGTCGAGTTCAACTGTGGTGACGGGAACTTTGGTGAGACACTAGGTGAGCGGTATGATCCATCAGCTGCGGATTTTAAGTTTAGAATGTGTCTTGCTCAAGGAAACCGACTCATCAACTATTATCTGTTTGCTGGCGGAAAAAATGCTAGACTCGATACGCTTGTTGACGATGGAAACGACCGAATCGCTTCAACTGGTGAACGCCATGGTTTCGCAGCACCGATCGGTCCAGAAGGGGACTACAATTACACGTTTCCGCGCATGTCTCGCGTGAACCAAAGTGTGATGACGGTAAGCGATAAGCTCGCGCGAATGAACGAAGAACGAGATGAAGTATCGTTCGCGTTCATCCCGGATTATTACATGACCGAATACCGGTATCCGAAGAGCGAAGTAATGCGTGAGATCCTCTCAAACATTGAGGCGAACCGCGGTGCTGGCGCTTGGGAGATTATGGGCCGTGCGATGTTGCTTAACGGTTATCGTTTTACAGCGGTTGATGTGCAGAACAAACCGCTGGATGTGACGAAAACGCCTGTACTCGCGTTACCGTCCGCACGCTATATGGACAGTGCGATTCAGGAGAAGCTCGTAAACTATTTGAACACGGGCGGAAAGATTCTTCTGTACGGTGAGGTTCCTCTTTTTGATATGGAAGGGAAGAATTGTACGCTGTTAGCGGAAGCGCTTGGTGTGTCGTATAAAGGAATTAGCCGTGATGGTCACGGAAACTACCTTTCTATCTATGGAGACAGCTGGGCTTCAGCTCAGCCCGAGATTCGTTCAGGCTTCGTTCAGCGCTTTGAAGTTGGACCAGATGTGACTCCGATTTTTAGAGTGTATGGATCTGATGATGTGTGTGGCTTTGAGTCTGAAGTGGGGGATGGACGGGCGATCGTGATTGCAAGCTTCTATCGCTGCGATCTGCCTTTCTTTAAAACAGCGCTTGAACGATTAGGAAGTCGTGCGAAACTAACGCATGATTGTTCGCATCACGGCATCTTCATGACATCGACAGTTGACGCAGAAGGTGAGCGTTTCCTTCATCTGTTGAATCTAGACGGATTCGATAAAGAATTCACGGTTTATGAAGATGGCGTAGCGTTGTTAGGTGGAAGGAAGCTGTTGCTGCAGAGTAAAGACGGTGTGATGCTGCCAATGAATCTAGCTGTAGGCAGTGTGAAGATTGCCTATGCGACAGCAGAAATTACAGGTGTGAGTGCAGACTATATTGATTTCCGCTTAACACAGGTTGAAGATGTGATCGCGTTTGAACGTGGAACGAAGATTTTACCGAGTGCTGATTATGTGATTGAAGAAAATAAAGAGTTAACTGTCGTTCGCAGCAAAAAACACGCGAAAGTGGATGATCAGCTGCGGGTTTTGGTGGGGTAG
- a CDS encoding glucoamylase family protein, with product MDTQKLLDLEAKGCFDFFWKEANTDKNSPGYGLILDQSANKKVASIASNGFGLTAIIIGIERGWITKEEGYERTKGTLETFLNNVEHASGFFYHFLNVQTAKKNEEWYDCASIIDTGIFLCGAVTSAEYFGGEIAELFEKIYARIDWNVYYDEPVNQFYMGYNPETGGFHHWDMYAEQMMTYVLGVASPTHPVPARIYDGFERRKGTYKDYEYIHAPGNAMFVHQYSHAFIDFRDIVDGDGINWYENSVKASLANRAFCKEKSSEFKTYHENAWGLTACASPTGYRVPGAPPYYEGCEPELEGTIAPTGAAGSIVFTPEESIAAMKYFYEEHPQLWGEYGFQDSYNLDVTPAWYSDHVIGIDKGITLLMIENYQSGLVWDLFMKNKFVKQGADLLGWKKTEGSPVK from the coding sequence ATGGATACACAGAAACTATTGGACCTTGAAGCAAAAGGATGCTTTGATTTCTTTTGGAAAGAAGCAAACACGGATAAAAACAGCCCAGGATACGGGTTGATTCTGGATCAGTCAGCGAATAAAAAAGTAGCAAGTATCGCATCAAACGGTTTCGGATTAACGGCGATCATCATCGGGATCGAGCGCGGCTGGATCACGAAAGAAGAAGGCTACGAGCGTACGAAAGGGACGCTAGAAACATTCTTGAACAACGTGGAGCACGCGAGCGGTTTCTTTTATCATTTCTTAAACGTGCAGACAGCAAAGAAAAACGAAGAGTGGTACGACTGTGCGTCCATCATCGATACGGGAATCTTCCTATGTGGTGCCGTAACTTCTGCTGAATACTTTGGCGGAGAGATCGCGGAGCTTTTCGAGAAAATTTACGCGCGTATTGACTGGAACGTGTATTATGATGAGCCGGTGAACCAGTTCTACATGGGCTACAACCCGGAAACGGGCGGTTTCCACCATTGGGATATGTACGCGGAGCAGATGATGACGTATGTGCTTGGTGTGGCATCTCCAACACATCCAGTTCCTGCAAGAATTTATGACGGCTTCGAGCGTAGAAAAGGGACATACAAAGATTACGAGTACATTCACGCGCCAGGAAACGCGATGTTTGTTCACCAATATTCGCATGCGTTCATCGATTTTAGAGATATCGTCGACGGAGACGGAATCAACTGGTACGAGAACTCAGTAAAAGCATCTCTTGCGAACCGTGCGTTTTGTAAAGAAAAATCAAGTGAGTTCAAGACGTATCACGAGAATGCTTGGGGCTTAACGGCTTGTGCGAGTCCGACCGGCTACCGTGTTCCAGGAGCTCCTCCTTATTATGAAGGTTGTGAACCTGAACTAGAAGGTACGATCGCACCGACGGGAGCAGCGGGATCAATCGTGTTCACACCAGAAGAGTCCATCGCAGCGATGAAGTATTTTTACGAAGAGCATCCTCAGCTTTGGGGTGAGTATGGTTTCCAAGATTCTTATAACCTGGACGTAACGCCAGCTTGGTATTCAGACCATGTGATCGGAATTGACAAGGGAATCACGCTTCTTATGATCGAAAACTATCAATCAGGTCTCGTGTGGGATCTGTTCATGAAAAACAAGTTTGTGAAACAAGGTGCTGACTTGTTAGGGTGGAAAAAGACAGAAGGAAGTCCTGTTAAATGA
- a CDS encoding carbohydrate ABC transporter permease codes for MQTKTQQVNKYYLKTKRMFLGMQGTDGLLYKLLIYGLLVGIGFVYLYPLLYMGVYSFKSLDDLLNPLVNWIPTQFYTGNYEQANKVLNFFSTLMETLYVTVLPALAQTAVAAVVGYGLARFEFRGKKIMFVLVLATFIIPPQVTLIPRYIFFNELNILGSLSAFLLPATFGQGLNSAIFILIFYQFFRAVPKALEEAAQLDGAGHFRIFFTIALPMALPAIIISFLFSFVWYWNETYLAAIYFGDALTTLPLQLQKFVATYQQMFPAEMGVSGGNQLNEGIKMAGTVLSILPLLIVYFITQRWFVEGVDRSGITGE; via the coding sequence GTGCAAACCAAAACACAGCAAGTGAACAAGTATTACTTAAAAACGAAACGCATGTTTTTGGGCATGCAGGGGACAGATGGTCTTCTTTACAAGCTCTTGATCTACGGACTCTTGGTGGGAATTGGATTTGTGTATCTCTATCCGCTTCTCTACATGGGTGTGTACAGCTTTAAAAGTTTGGATGATCTGTTGAACCCGCTCGTAAACTGGATTCCAACGCAGTTTTATACCGGAAACTATGAGCAGGCGAACAAAGTTCTGAACTTTTTCTCAACACTGATGGAAACGTTGTACGTGACGGTTCTTCCGGCATTGGCGCAAACTGCTGTTGCAGCAGTAGTGGGATACGGACTCGCTCGATTTGAGTTTCGCGGTAAAAAGATCATGTTCGTTCTAGTGCTCGCAACGTTCATCATCCCGCCGCAGGTGACGCTCATCCCAAGATACATCTTCTTTAATGAGCTAAACATTCTTGGCAGTTTGAGTGCGTTTTTGCTTCCGGCAACGTTCGGACAAGGATTGAACAGCGCGATCTTCATCCTGATCTTTTATCAGTTTTTTAGAGCCGTGCCAAAAGCATTGGAAGAAGCAGCTCAGCTTGACGGGGCAGGACATTTTCGAATCTTCTTCACGATCGCATTACCGATGGCATTGCCTGCGATCATCATCTCATTTTTGTTCTCGTTCGTTTGGTATTGGAACGAAACGTATTTGGCGGCGATCTATTTTGGAGATGCGTTAACAACATTGCCGCTGCAGCTGCAAAAGTTCGTCGCGACGTATCAGCAGATGTTCCCAGCTGAGATGGGAGTGTCGGGGGGCAACCAGTTGAACGAAGGAATCAAGATGGCAGGGACCGTCCTGTCGATTCTGCCGCTATTGATCGTGTACTTTATCACGCAGCGCTGGTTTGTTGAAGGTGTGGACCGTTCGGGGATTACTGGGGAGTAA
- a CDS encoding carbohydrate ABC transporter permease — MKRLGNNRNLTGLLFVSPWIIGFLVFTAFPLLYSLFLSFQEVKITTDGIKTNFVSFGNYEYAFSVDGTFVDRVLKYLEEMVISVPIIIVFSLIIALLLNQKIKFRGLFRTIFFLPVIIASGPVIKELIDQGITTIPSIEQYAIYQALNDNPDGFFNGILLYLIKNLIVILWYSGVQILIFLAALQKMDKQIFEAAKIDGASNWEFFWKITLPSLKPMIIVNLIYTIVTYSVFSLNPIIEHIQKNMFKVDTGYGYASALSWIYFLIIAAALAIAVGVMTVKRMKKYT; from the coding sequence ATGAAACGACTAGGCAATAACAGAAATCTTACAGGATTGCTGTTTGTTTCACCATGGATCATCGGCTTTCTCGTCTTTACGGCATTTCCGCTTCTATACTCGCTCTTTTTAAGCTTTCAGGAAGTGAAGATCACGACCGATGGCATTAAAACGAACTTTGTAAGCTTTGGAAACTATGAATATGCGTTTTCAGTTGACGGAACGTTCGTTGACCGCGTTCTAAAATATTTAGAAGAGATGGTTATCTCGGTTCCAATCATCATCGTCTTTTCATTGATCATCGCTCTATTGTTAAACCAAAAGATCAAGTTCCGCGGATTGTTCCGTACGATTTTCTTCCTGCCCGTTATCATCGCGAGCGGACCGGTTATCAAAGAGCTGATCGATCAAGGAATCACGACCATTCCTTCTATTGAACAGTACGCGATCTATCAAGCGTTAAATGATAATCCGGATGGTTTCTTTAACGGGATCTTACTGTATTTAATAAAAAACCTGATTGTAATCCTTTGGTATTCAGGCGTACAGATCTTAATTTTCTTAGCTGCTCTTCAAAAGATGGACAAGCAGATCTTTGAAGCGGCGAAAATCGACGGTGCGAGCAACTGGGAGTTCTTTTGGAAGATCACCCTGCCAAGTCTAAAGCCGATGATCATCGTTAACTTGATCTACACGATCGTAACGTATTCGGTATTCTCGCTGAATCCAATCATCGAACATATTCAGAAAAACATGTTTAAAGTAGACACAGGTTATGGCTATGCTTCAGCACTATCTTGGATCTACTTCCTGATCATCGCTGCAGCGCTTGCGATTGCGGTTGGTGTGATGACGGTAAAAAGAATGAAAAAATACACCTAA
- a CDS encoding DUF5696 domain-containing protein, giving the protein MYKKISIALLTLLVPISVFAAQDDKKSTEQPPVPTEKSQNVMKYTSSSFTKPEKADGATIKQKNSFQGFEKAAENENLALYVNEETLAIKIENKKTKYVWNSGLDNPDQYRLNKTWEQMAQSAITVDYMDRRGKVKTESITTNDSRPRVKMNDKGFTASLYMNQSKLEFELNVELQENDLVVSIPENEIKENKYTKLISMRVYPFLGAVNKSDINGYMFIPDGSGALIRYEKNGTKADAPFTGSIYDDDEAFLKTKVKKEEDEKVTPVEQIKMPVFGTVHGVKQNGFLAVIEEGYTHGDILAYPSGVSTDFNWISSEFHFRKEYYQPTSKNMKGLNVYQKTKNPFGVKLRYMFLQEDDADYVGMAKAYQNHLSETKQLEKKDDQTGVRLEFLGGEVKEGLLWDSVLPMTKVTDIPSMTSELKKDIDDLFVVYKGWSKGGLTGTLPQKFPFESELGSSDDVKNTIDSLKKDNIPLYFYSDYTKAYDGASGYSGSKDVAKKISSETISHSEDKKTMYYLSPEKSLAIAKEDAKEFKEQGISNVAIDTSGYTLFSDFSGKKSSERNQTIKTYQKLFGTLNKEVGNVALYEPNTYLWNQTDRYLDIPMNASNYVYETDTVPFLQIVLKGYMPYYAPFSNFQSDSEDQMLRMIEYGAYPSYLLTKEASHLLAKTASSDVYTSEYSIWKDKILYQYEKIKKSLGEVEGEEIVSRTVPQTGVVEVEYSNGKVIVVNYTNATYKSNGIEVKPKDFAVTEGGESDETTRQ; this is encoded by the coding sequence GTGTATAAAAAGATAAGTATCGCGCTTCTTACCTTGCTCGTACCGATCTCTGTATTCGCCGCGCAAGATGATAAGAAAAGTACGGAGCAGCCTCCCGTACCAACAGAGAAGAGTCAAAACGTGATGAAGTATACGTCTTCATCGTTTACGAAGCCTGAGAAAGCAGATGGTGCTACGATCAAGCAGAAAAATTCATTCCAAGGCTTTGAAAAAGCAGCTGAGAACGAAAATCTTGCTCTTTATGTGAACGAAGAAACGCTCGCGATCAAGATAGAAAACAAGAAAACGAAATACGTTTGGAACTCAGGGCTCGATAATCCTGATCAGTACCGACTGAACAAAACGTGGGAACAGATGGCTCAATCAGCGATCACCGTTGATTATATGGACCGTCGTGGAAAAGTGAAAACCGAGAGCATCACGACGAACGATTCAAGACCTCGTGTGAAGATGAACGATAAAGGGTTCACGGCCTCTCTTTACATGAACCAGTCGAAGTTAGAATTTGAACTGAACGTGGAGCTTCAAGAAAACGATCTTGTTGTTTCAATTCCTGAGAATGAGATCAAAGAAAACAAATACACGAAGCTCATTTCTATGCGTGTTTATCCGTTTTTAGGTGCGGTTAACAAGAGTGACATCAACGGGTACATGTTCATTCCGGACGGCTCAGGTGCATTGATTCGTTATGAAAAGAACGGAACAAAAGCCGATGCACCATTTACAGGATCTATTTATGATGATGATGAAGCCTTTTTGAAAACGAAAGTGAAGAAGGAAGAAGATGAAAAAGTAACACCGGTCGAGCAAATCAAGATGCCCGTATTCGGAACCGTTCATGGTGTGAAACAGAACGGATTTCTTGCCGTCATCGAAGAAGGCTATACGCATGGAGACATTTTAGCGTATCCGTCAGGTGTTTCGACCGACTTTAACTGGATCTCTTCTGAATTTCATTTTAGAAAAGAATATTACCAGCCGACGAGTAAGAACATGAAAGGTCTGAACGTGTATCAAAAAACGAAAAATCCTTTCGGTGTTAAGCTGAGATACATGTTTCTGCAAGAAGATGACGCTGATTATGTAGGGATGGCCAAAGCGTATCAAAATCATCTTTCTGAAACCAAACAGCTAGAAAAGAAAGACGACCAAACCGGTGTAAGACTTGAATTTCTAGGTGGCGAAGTAAAGGAAGGTCTGTTGTGGGACTCTGTTCTGCCGATGACGAAGGTCACAGACATTCCGAGCATGACTTCCGAGCTCAAAAAAGACATCGATGATCTGTTTGTCGTCTATAAAGGCTGGTCGAAAGGCGGTCTAACCGGCACATTGCCTCAGAAGTTTCCGTTTGAAAGTGAGCTCGGAAGCAGTGATGACGTGAAGAACACGATCGACAGTCTTAAAAAGGATAACATACCGCTTTATTTTTATAGCGATTACACAAAAGCATACGACGGAGCATCCGGCTATTCCGGCAGCAAAGATGTAGCTAAGAAAATCAGCTCTGAGACAATTTCACACAGTGAAGATAAGAAGACAATGTATTATCTATCACCAGAAAAATCTCTTGCTATCGCAAAAGAGGATGCAAAGGAATTTAAGGAACAAGGCATTTCAAACGTAGCGATCGATACGAGCGGTTACACGCTGTTCTCTGACTTTAGCGGGAAAAAATCGAGTGAGCGAAACCAGACGATCAAAACGTATCAAAAGCTGTTCGGGACATTAAATAAAGAAGTGGGGAACGTTGCTCTTTATGAGCCGAACACCTATCTTTGGAATCAAACCGATCGGTATCTTGACATTCCGATGAACGCGTCGAACTACGTGTATGAAACGGACACGGTGCCGTTTCTGCAGATCGTGCTAAAAGGCTACATGCCATACTACGCACCGTTCTCGAACTTTCAGTCAGATTCAGAAGATCAGATGCTGCGCATGATCGAGTACGGAGCATATCCATCGTATCTTTTAACGAAGGAAGCGTCACACCTTCTTGCTAAAACGGCATCGAGTGACGTTTACACATCGGAATATTCGATCTGGAAAGACAAGATTTTGTATCAATACGAAAAGATTAAGAAAAGTCTTGGTGAAGTAGAAGGCGAAGAGATCGTCAGCCGTACTGTGCCTCAAACAGGTGTTGTGGAAGTAGAATACTCCAACGGAAAAGTGATTGTCGTCAACTATACGAACGCGACTTATAAAAGTAATGGCATTGAAGTGAAACCTAAGGATTTTGCGGTAACAGAAGGGGGAGAAAGCGATGAAACGACTAGGCAATAA
- a CDS encoding YIP1 family protein, with protein sequence MKRIAQFVALLVFLLVPISSIASASVPYQTETLSADGQTIETQTAYTPVGTLLPDVEIMNPEDIFSHTKGNLYIADSGAKKILVADKNGKFVREIGKGVLKSPTGVYVDENEKIFVADYEEEKVFRFSQDGKVEEQYGKPDSPLFGKSSSFKPQKVAVDRRGSIYVISEGSTNGIIQLSKDGGFLGYYGVNSTEGSFGTFLQKLLTSESKKANMFMKTPPAPDNIALDDQGLVYSVTEGTTNEVIKKLNVAGKNMLFGDISDEKSLQDIAVDQDGNMFVVSSTGEIYEYDSFGNLLFIFGGKDDGTNRLGLFKQPTGITIDSDGKLYVTDKERGMIQVFESTAFSKQVHEGIALFKEGRYVESQKYWEEVLEMNSLFGLAHSAMGSAYYKQQDYDKALEEYEFANDVYGYSDSFWEVRHAWMQENLETVLFAFIFFGILYYIVKVIDKKKGILNQPRRSLGAIKKQKLIGELLFLFKFFRHPIDSFYYLKRKQYASILSATILYVILIVEYIYSRFYTGFIFKTVSSDANLVGELLLLLVTLALFIVVNYLVSTINDGEGRFKDIYIGTIYSLAPFLVFSPILTLLSNVLTYNESFVYVFSIRIIYAWCLIILFIMLKEIHNYTFSDTIRNIFVTLFGMVIMLLVVFIVFVLIDQVYDFVYSIIKEAVLRV encoded by the coding sequence ATGAAGCGCATTGCCCAATTTGTAGCATTATTGGTATTCCTGCTTGTTCCGATCTCGTCTATCGCTTCTGCTTCTGTCCCTTATCAGACAGAAACGTTATCAGCAGACGGTCAGACGATCGAAACACAGACGGCCTACACACCGGTCGGAACATTGTTGCCAGACGTTGAGATCATGAACCCGGAAGATATTTTCTCTCATACAAAAGGAAACCTTTATATCGCGGATTCTGGTGCCAAAAAGATTCTCGTCGCCGACAAAAACGGTAAGTTTGTACGTGAAATCGGAAAAGGTGTTCTTAAATCACCAACTGGCGTCTATGTGGACGAAAACGAAAAAATCTTTGTAGCGGATTATGAAGAAGAGAAGGTATTCCGCTTTTCACAAGACGGCAAGGTCGAAGAGCAATATGGAAAGCCGGATTCACCGCTTTTTGGTAAAAGCTCTTCTTTTAAACCGCAAAAAGTAGCCGTTGACCGTCGCGGAAGCATCTATGTAATCAGTGAAGGGTCAACGAACGGAATCATTCAGCTTAGTAAGGATGGCGGGTTTCTCGGCTATTACGGAGTAAACAGTACAGAAGGATCGTTTGGCACGTTTTTGCAGAAGCTTCTCACATCAGAGAGCAAAAAAGCAAATATGTTCATGAAGACACCTCCCGCGCCAGACAACATCGCGCTTGATGATCAAGGTCTCGTCTATTCTGTGACAGAAGGAACGACGAACGAAGTGATCAAAAAGCTGAACGTTGCCGGAAAGAACATGCTGTTTGGTGATATCTCTGATGAGAAGTCACTGCAAGATATCGCGGTCGATCAAGACGGAAACATGTTCGTCGTATCAAGCACCGGTGAGATCTATGAATATGACAGCTTTGGAAATTTGCTATTCATCTTCGGCGGTAAAGACGACGGAACGAACCGTCTAGGATTGTTCAAACAGCCGACAGGCATCACGATTGATTCTGACGGCAAACTGTACGTTACAGACAAAGAACGCGGCATGATCCAAGTCTTTGAATCTACTGCTTTTTCGAAACAAGTACATGAAGGAATCGCGCTTTTTAAAGAAGGACGTTATGTAGAGAGTCAGAAATACTGGGAAGAAGTGCTGGAGATGAACTCTTTGTTCGGTCTCGCGCATTCTGCCATGGGCTCTGCTTACTACAAACAACAAGACTATGATAAGGCGCTAGAAGAGTACGAGTTTGCAAACGACGTGTACGGTTATTCAGACTCGTTCTGGGAAGTGCGACATGCGTGGATGCAAGAGAACCTGGAAACGGTGTTGTTCGCGTTCATCTTCTTCGGAATTTTGTACTATATCGTAAAAGTGATCGACAAAAAGAAAGGCATTCTGAATCAGCCGCGCAGAAGTCTCGGCGCGATTAAAAAACAGAAATTGATAGGAGAACTGCTCTTTTTGTTCAAGTTCTTCCGTCATCCGATCGACAGTTTTTATTATTTGAAAAGAAAACAATACGCATCGATCCTATCAGCGACGATTCTATATGTAATCTTAATCGTCGAGTATATTTACAGCCGCTTCTATACCGGATTTATCTTTAAAACGGTGAGCAGCGATGCTAACTTAGTCGGCGAGCTTCTCTTACTGCTCGTAACGCTCGCACTGTTCATTGTGGTGAACTATCTCGTTAGTACGATCAACGATGGTGAAGGAAGGTTCAAGGACATCTATATCGGAACGATCTATTCACTCGCTCCGTTCCTCGTGTTCAGTCCGATCCTGACCCTATTGTCGAACGTGCTGACTTATAATGAATCATTTGTTTATGTGTTCTCAATCCGCATCATCTACGCATGGTGTCTGATCATCCTTTTCATCATGCTAAAAGAGATCCATAACTACACGTTCTCAGACACGATCCGAAACATCTTCGTCACGCTGTTCGGAATGGTGATCATGCTTCTTGTTGTGTTCATCGTGTTCGTGTTAATCGATCAAGTATACGATTTTGTTTATTCCATCATAAAGGAGGCTGTTCTTCGTGTATAA
- a CDS encoding carbohydrate ABC transporter permease, whose product MSAFQGTRMNPSKFHRSQLKFLAFLIPLAIFMALPIVYIFFHAFKPIDELFAYPPRFFVDNPTLQNFVDLFTKTNDTGVPMSRFLFNSVVVTLIVVVLTVIISTMAGYALSKKNFKMKKAIFEINTLALMFVPAAVMIPRYLLIDELGLINTFLVHILPLLAMPIGLFLVKQFIDQIPDELLEAARLDGASDFQIFVRIIIPLVKPAIATIAILSFQLVWNSVESSSLYVNDEGLKTFSFYMSTLTSTVEGNNVAGQGLAAAASLIMFVPNLIIFIILQSQVMNTMAHSGIK is encoded by the coding sequence ATGTCAGCCTTTCAAGGGACAAGAATGAACCCGTCAAAGTTTCATAGAAGTCAGTTGAAGTTTCTCGCGTTTTTAATCCCACTGGCTATCTTTATGGCTTTGCCGATCGTCTATATATTCTTTCATGCGTTCAAACCGATCGACGAACTGTTCGCGTATCCACCGCGCTTTTTTGTAGATAACCCGACACTGCAGAACTTTGTAGACCTTTTTACAAAGACGAACGATACCGGTGTTCCGATGTCACGCTTTCTGTTCAACTCTGTTGTCGTTACGCTGATCGTTGTTGTTCTAACTGTCATCATCAGCACGATGGCAGGCTACGCGCTATCTAAGAAAAATTTTAAGATGAAAAAAGCGATCTTTGAGATCAACACGTTAGCGCTCATGTTCGTACCGGCAGCCGTTATGATCCCACGGTATCTGTTGATCGACGAACTCGGATTGATCAACACGTTTCTGGTTCATATTCTTCCGTTACTCGCGATGCCGATCGGTCTGTTTCTCGTCAAACAGTTTATCGACCAGATACCGGATGAACTGCTAGAAGCAGCGAGGCTTGATGGAGCATCTGATTTTCAGATTTTCGTACGGATCATCATTCCGCTCGTCAAACCTGCGATCGCTACGATCGCGATTTTATCGTTTCAGCTCGTTTGGAACAGCGTTGAGAGTTCGTCGCTCTATGTAAACGACGAAGGACTGAAGACGTTCTCGTTCTACATGTCGACGTTAACTTCAACGGTTGAAGGAAACAACGTAGCAGGACAAGGACTCGCAGCAGCAGCTTCCTTGATCATGTTCGTACCAAATCTAATCATCTTTATAATTCTGCAGAGCCAGGTGATGAACACGATGGCCCACTCAGGAATCAAGTAA